TTGGCTCAAGTGCAGTGTGACTTAATTCCCCACTATTGCGGGCACATTGGACAATGTAGTTAGTTTGCCACCTGGGGTGACGGAAGTGCCGGTTACTGTAGCCACTTTGGCCTCTCAGACACATTCACCTACTGTATATAAGCAGATAAGTATGATGGACTTGTTTCAGCTACTTGTTGCTGAGCAGTGTAGGGTGAAATCTCTTCTCACCAAATatgtttctgtctcttctgCCCAGGATGGGGATTTGGGCTGTACCAACTTGATATCTTATGACATCCCATTGGTGGATGATGTTCCAGTGAGGCAGCGCTAAGGAAACATATTAACTGGATGCGCTTACAGGCAGTTGTTGGTTTTCAACAATGGATTTGACCAGTGgatcttttacatttttcaaaaaaaacagaaggacCACAGCAAAAGTTTGGACACCCTGCATAGTTAATACCTAGTAGCACCCCCTTTGTAACTAAAATTACATTTGAAAGATGTTATATCAATTTCCATTTCTAGGCTGCAAATGGATATGACCTCACTACCTAAAGTCAAGGGCTACCAACAAGTTACAAAATCTCAACTCAAGAGACTTTTTCAAACCATTATAAATCTTATCCACAATCAGTTGATCTGAATCAAAGGTTTTTAGAAAGGCCTTTCCTAATATGCCTCTCTGTTTGCTCCAGAGTTATAATAATAATTGTCATCTGGACTGGACTTGATTGTAAATCAGATATTTTAGATTTActtttttggtttggttttcagAGTGGTTACACGGTTGGAACACTGAATGCTTTCACATGCAACCAttacacttttttaaaaatctgttattttttaaaagaactACAAGTTCTTGAGCCTTGTCTTggacttttctttttcattttccacCATATCATCAATAACTGCACTTGTTTTCTTCAGGCAGTCATCTTTGTATGCTTCATTGGACCTGCACCAAACAAAAATCAAAGCATTGTCTCCTTGTCCAGTGCAGACTGGTGACTCATCACTGAATATCATTTTCATCCAGTCAGACGCAGTCAATGACTACTTCTCTTTAGCTCACTGTAAccttgttttcattcatttagaTTTAGGTtttatatttgtcttttttttattatgtatatGCCATTTTCTTAATTAGCTTATAATAATTGACTCCCCCTTCTGCTGTTGtgcattttctatttttaaGGCATAgtgctttgagttttctgtcctgactTTTTGATGTAtaagtttacagtttacaggcAGATGGTTGTAAAAGAGTATTTCTTATCAATATTATATCTGGACAGTAAACATTCTAATGGCATTTCTTATCCtctaaaatatcattttaaaaaagggaaaatgcaGGATGTCTCCTGGTTGTCTTCTGGTTGCCTCCCTTTGGAGTTTTTCCAGGCACATCTATTTAGCAGAAACGCAGCCATCCACGTATAAAGTTTTCAATATAAGGAAAATGACTCACAACAAATTAGGCAGAATCTGCGCAAATTATTGGTCTGTGGGTTGgtggttttttatttttttattttattttttacattaacctcatttaagtaacatttaaaatgtgctgATTTGTACATTCTGTGTGTTCTGAGCAACGGCATGGTGAAAGTTCAGCAGAGTGTTTACTATTTCTTCACCTCTTATCTCTTATGGGAAATCCCAACAATTATTAACTGGTCCAGATCTGAAAAGGCTCTTAACTCTGCTTTCTTGCGGTGATTTATCTCCAAACAACATGTGGGTAAGGTGTCTTGGATTTGCTCTCCTGGTTTGGATCCCTGGAATGCTGCATGGTGAGTATATTAACATTTTGTACTGAGAGACATCTGAATTTGTTTAAATGGATACAATACTTCTTCCATGTTgtttaccttttcttttctttttgttttttcattgtatTTCGGCTCAAAAAGCACAGCAGCCTTGCAGCGCTCCCAAACTGAACACTGGATATTTCCTACCTTTTCTGCAATCTTATCCTCATCAGACCAGCATCAATTATGCCTGTGATAACAAACTTAAACCAGTAGGGGAGGGCTGGTGGGCAACCAGCACATGTCAAAATGGCAAATGGATTCACGAACCACAGTGTATAGGCAAGTATTTTATTAGTTCTGAAGCGCTTTGAGCCATTTCCATTGAAGATATGCCACAAAAGTAAtctgttaagaaaaaaaaaaattatgaccAAAATTGCTGTGTCACCTAAATATAAGATGGTATTTGAGTCTTGTATCAAGGGGTGCTGCTCATTTTGTCTCAAAATGCTCAGTGTACGGATGTAACTGATGTCCAGAGAATAAACAAAGTGTTGGTTTGTCAACAACAAATGGATCATTGAAGTGTGTAGATGTAATAGGTAAAAACTGATAGTGTAGTGATCAGCACTGTCAACTTCCAGCAAAAaagttcctggtttgaatcccagccaggacctttctgtgtggagtttgcatgttttccccgtgtatgcgtgagttaggttaattggtgtctctaaattgtccctaggaatGAGCGTAAATGGTTGTTTgactctgtgatggactggcgacccctCTTGCCCAGTGaaagctgggataggctccctAGGTCAATTTTGGATATAACCTCTGTGAGGTTGATCGTGTCAGTTGCTAACAAGGGTTTCAAACATGGATTCAGAATGGCTGCAAGGGATCATCAgatcatttttctcttttttttttaaatttgctcTGTTGTTCACTTCACTTCTGTTCTGAGATGGAATCCTTCAACTTTAAAATAacgtctgtttttttcttcctcagatGAAAATTCCTGCCTGCCACTGAACATTCCCAATGCAGAAAACCCTAAAAGCTTGAAAGACGAGGTGCTTAAATTACCGATAAAATGTAATGCTGGATATATATCCATAAACAATGTTACTGAAATAGAATGTATGGATGGAACATGGAGCGAAGCACCGGTCTGTAAGAGTAAGTCtgttggatgtttttgtgtGATTAGCTGAACAGCATCtcttcctgtttcttctcatgATTTATCTTCTAATTTACAGAAAGTATAACTGCATGCAGTGAGCCACCTTCTTACCCCAATGCAGTCATCAATAATCACAAATACAAGGAAGTGTTTGCGGAAAACTCTAATGTGCGGTATCAGTGTAAAGATGGATATGCTACGGAGGATAGAACCACCATGAAATCCATTACTTGCAAAAATGGAGAATGGACTGAAGGCCCAAAGTGCAGTGAGTGGAAAATGTGTGGATTTATACAATGAAGTTTGCTTTTACCGATCTATTTATATTAACAGTGGATCACATCACAAAAGAAACatctttttgtgtgtattttattgttgttcttattgttttatattaaaTATATTCAAATTATAAAATAGTTACCAGTGTAAACTCTCTAAAATGCTACTTAAACTTGAATTAGTTTTTGATGTAAATGATTTTCAGTGGTTTTATTGGCCACTTTAATTTCATTTAAAGAACATAAACAAACTTGAAAGATAATGCCGCATTTGAACACATTTAAGAGAAGCTGGGGAAGGAGGAAAAAGACAGAAGTTTATAAGATATACAAACTATGGACTAACTGGTTTTTCTTATCTCTGAAACATAGAATCAAACACTTGGCATATTTACGTGCCActgttttatacatttttttaaattgtcctagtccaaacaaaacaaaacttttgAAATCATTGTAA
The sequence above is drawn from the Odontesthes bonariensis isolate fOdoBon6 chromosome 14, fOdoBon6.hap1, whole genome shotgun sequence genome and encodes:
- the LOC142398647 gene encoding complement factor H-related protein 2-like, whose translation is MWVRCLGFALLVWIPGMLHAQQPCSAPKLNTGYFLPFLQSYPHQTSINYACDNKLKPVGEGWWATSTCQNGKWIHEPQCIDENSCLPLNIPNAENPKSLKDEVLKLPIKCNAGYISINNVTEIECMDGTWSEAPVCKKSITACSEPPSYPNAVINNHKYKEVFAENSNVRYQCKDGYATEDRTTMKSITCKNGEWTEGPKCKLSPSTPSPSGSEDEGTTPSFTTSKDED